One part of the Natronorubrum sediminis genome encodes these proteins:
- a CDS encoding ArsA family ATPase, with amino-acid sequence MSGIDVDPVEDADSDAPEGDEDEHTIEVTPTDSVSEEGRETIDVEPADGPIGGPDYILYGGKGGVGKTTMAAATALDSARAGTSTLVVSTDPAHSLSDTFETDVPTEPARLREDIPLYAAEIDPEAAMERGQAAFLGGSAADGSGGKGGFDDASEGSGLGEGAAGGPMGDLGGLGGMLGGESPMEALFGGEMPGADEAAAMQLLLEYIDDPRFERVVVDTAPTGHTLRLLKLPELMDTMMGRILKFRQRISGMLEGMKGMFGGQEQPEEDDLEDLNELRDRIERLRGLLRDPTRTDFRIVMVPEEMSVLESKRLRSQLEEFEIPVGTVVVNRVMEPLSDVTDDVEGEFLQPNLEECQFCQRRWDVQQDALAEAQDLFRGPDVRRVPLFAKEVRGEAMLGVVAACLR; translated from the coding sequence ATGAGTGGAATAGACGTCGATCCCGTCGAGGACGCGGATTCGGACGCGCCAGAGGGCGACGAGGACGAGCACACGATCGAAGTGACGCCGACCGACTCCGTCTCGGAGGAAGGCCGCGAAACGATCGACGTGGAGCCTGCGGACGGGCCGATCGGCGGCCCCGACTACATCCTCTACGGCGGCAAGGGCGGCGTCGGCAAGACGACGATGGCTGCGGCGACCGCACTCGACAGCGCCCGCGCCGGAACGAGTACGCTCGTCGTCTCGACGGATCCGGCACACTCACTCTCCGATACGTTCGAGACTGACGTTCCAACCGAGCCGGCCCGACTCCGAGAGGATATCCCGCTCTACGCAGCCGAGATCGACCCGGAGGCCGCGATGGAACGCGGACAGGCCGCGTTTCTCGGGGGAAGCGCCGCTGACGGATCCGGCGGGAAAGGCGGATTCGACGACGCGTCCGAAGGGTCGGGACTTGGCGAGGGCGCCGCAGGCGGTCCGATGGGTGACCTCGGCGGGTTGGGCGGAATGCTCGGCGGTGAGTCGCCGATGGAGGCCCTTTTCGGCGGCGAGATGCCCGGTGCCGACGAAGCCGCCGCGATGCAACTCCTCCTCGAGTACATCGACGATCCGCGATTCGAGCGCGTCGTGGTCGACACGGCACCGACGGGACACACCCTCAGGCTCCTCAAGTTGCCCGAACTGATGGATACGATGATGGGGCGCATCCTCAAATTTCGTCAGCGAATAAGCGGGATGCTCGAGGGAATGAAAGGCATGTTCGGCGGGCAGGAACAACCAGAAGAAGACGACCTCGAGGATCTGAACGAGCTTCGCGACCGAATCGAACGCCTTCGAGGGCTCCTTCGTGATCCCACTCGGACGGACTTTCGCATCGTCATGGTCCCCGAGGAGATGAGCGTCCTCGAGTCCAAGCGCCTGCGCTCACAACTCGAGGAGTTCGAGATTCCGGTCGGCACGGTCGTCGTCAACCGCGTCATGGAGCCACTCTCAGACGTAACCGACGACGTCGAGGGGGAGTTCCTGCAGCCGAATTTAGAGGAGTGTCAGTTCTGCCAGCGACGCTGGGACGTCCAACAGGACGCGCTCGCTGAAGCACAGGATCTCTTTCGCGGCCCCGACGTGAGGCGCGTGCCGCTTTTCGCGAAAGAAGTCCGGGGTGAAGCGATGCTCGGGGTCGTCGCCGCCTGTTTGCGCTGA
- a CDS encoding universal stress protein → MYRVLLPIDENEARARTQAESILDQPGSSEFAVDICHVHDDVSAPDAEWAAGGFSETYAEEMAEQVGEADRLPKSVAAAVDVLEASDVECTLYEESGDPAETILERAEDLDSDVIVLGVGKHSPVGKVLFGSVVQAVILESDRPVTVVPAASE, encoded by the coding sequence ATGTACCGCGTTCTACTCCCGATCGACGAGAACGAGGCTCGAGCGCGCACGCAGGCAGAATCGATTCTCGATCAGCCGGGATCGAGCGAGTTCGCCGTCGATATCTGTCACGTCCACGACGACGTCTCCGCCCCCGATGCCGAGTGGGCCGCGGGCGGCTTCTCTGAAACCTACGCTGAGGAGATGGCCGAACAGGTCGGCGAGGCAGACCGACTTCCCAAGTCGGTCGCGGCCGCAGTCGACGTTCTCGAGGCGAGCGACGTCGAGTGTACGCTCTACGAGGAGAGCGGTGACCCCGCCGAGACGATCCTCGAGCGAGCCGAAGACCTCGACAGCGACGTGATCGTCCTCGGCGTCGGCAAGCACTCCCCGGTCGGCAAGGTCCTCTTCGGGAGCGTCGTCCAGGCTGTGATCCTCGAGAGCGATCGACCCGTCACGGTCGTTCCAGCCGCTTCCGAGTGA